One window from the genome of Rhizoctonia solani chromosome 15, complete sequence encodes:
- a CDS encoding Transposase family Tnp2 protein produces the protein MHYLLHIADSIKQLGPLPGYWAFPTEQYCSFIGASVKSQQFPYANIACHVCDVAQLCIICKIYGLRKEISFGQTQAETEDNSEKEKQIAHRFQDYNNQLLLTPQAKRLTVTPKLRSQIAKHLATTYGVQVSKKLATELIPNSLQQWGQMRIKDGGNLIQA, from the exons ATGCACTATCTTCTACATATTGCAGATTCAATCAAGCAACTTGGGCCCCTACCTGGTTATTGGGCCTTCCCAACGGAGCAATACTGTAGCTTCATTGGAGCTTCAGTAAAAAGCCAACAATTTCCTTACGCTAATATTGCTTGCCACGTTTGTGATGTAGCTCAACTTTGCATCATTTGCAAAATATATGGCTTGCGCAAGGAGATCTCATTTGGACAGACCCAAGCAGAGACTGAGGACAACTCAGAGAAGGAAAAACAGATTGCGCATAGATTTCAAGACT ACAACAACCAATTACTCTTAACACCCCAAGCCAAGAGGCTTACTGTAACCCCCAAGTTGCGCTCCCAAATTGCCAAGCATTTGGCAACTACCTATGGGGTGCAGGTTAGCAAGAAGCTTGCTACAGAGCTCATTCCCAATTCCTTACAGCAATGGGGCCAAATGCGCATAAAAGATGGGGGCAATCTAATTCAAGCTTGA